From Bradysia coprophila strain Holo2 chromosome IV unlocalized genomic scaffold, BU_Bcop_v1 contig_5, whole genome shotgun sequence, one genomic window encodes:
- the LOC119071993 gene encoding glucan endo-1,3-beta-glucosidase-like: protein MTSIILAILLITTTFTSGIDWNGNDWAMWCDFTGNDLTSVQIRGEDCGPRCILTPGCTHFTWTDYNGGTCWMKKNGASKNDAVPKYDSGAVCGVNPGANSGGGGGARTITFKSRCVEQIWINPFTSADGPVLGNGVTRISPNGQVTFTIPDSGWAGRFWPKTGCDSNGQSCTVGQSVPPCPSTGCQPPADTKVEFFYPPKNDVNSAVWYDVSLVDGYSLPMEIIPSRQQGSCVTTNCAMSLNSCPTNENSVGDLRVMQNGRVVQCLAPCKKWNFPGPYGLGQSEQLFTGQQFCCPTPPMSPEQCRAGQVIRTQYVNLIHRDCPTAYSYAYDDEAGLHNCPNPINFDITIC, encoded by the exons atgacATCTATCATACTGGCAATTTTGCTGATTACGACCACATTTACAAGTGGCATTGACTGGAACGGAAATGATTGGGCAATGTGGTGTGATTTCACTGGCAATGATCTAACAAGTGTACAAATCAGAGGAGAAGATTGTGGACCTCGATGTATTTTAACTCCAGGCTGCACACATTTTACTTGGACCGATTATAATGGAGGAACGTGCTGGATGAAAAAGAACGGAGCATCTAAAAACGATGCAGTTCCAAAATACGATTCCGGAGCGGTTTGTGGGGTTAATCCTGGCGCAA ACTCTGGTGGCGGTGGAGGAGCACGTACAATCACTTTCAAAAGTCGTTGCGTGGAACAAATTTGGATTAATCCTTTCACCAGCGCTGATGGACCTGTTTTAGGCAATGGGGTGACACGTATTAGTCCAAATGGTCAGGTAACGTTCACGATTCCTGATTCGGGATGGGCAGGCCGCTTCTGGCCAAAAACTGGTTGCGACAGTAATGGTCAAAGTTGTACTGTTGGTCAGTCGGTTCCTCCATGTCCGAGTACTGGATGCCAACCTCCTGCCGATACAAAGGTTGAGTTCTTCTATCCACCAAAAAATGATGTGAATAGCGCTGTTTGGTATGATGTAAGTTTAGTTGACGGTTACTCCTTGCCAATGGAAATTATTCCCAGCAGACAA CAAGGGTCATGTGTAACGACCAATTGTGCTATGTCATTGAACTCGTGTCCAACAAATGAGAATTCAGTGGGTGATCTGCGGGTAATGCAAAACGGTCGCGTCGTTCAATGCTTAGCCCCCtgcaagaaatggaatttCCCAGGGCCTTATGGACTAGGCCAGTCTGAACAACTATTTACCGGACAACAGTTTTGCTGTCCAACTCCACCGATGAGCCCGGAACAATGCAGAGCTGGTCAAGTGATTAGAACACAATATGTGAATTTGATTCATAGGGACTGTCCAACGGCTTACAGTTACGCGTATGATGATGAAGCTGGATTGCATAATTGTCCGAATCCAATTAATTTCGATATTACGATTTGTTAA
- the LOC119072025 gene encoding glucan 1,3-beta-glucosidase 1-like, with protein sequence MKKNIVQKSAAIEKFNENAVCGVIGESAPTGGTAYNYWTDKAWGTNLGNWLVLERWMDSSIFTRYAPNADDEWTFCQQAANPSQALTEHWNGWITESDFQNLANVKVNHVRIPVGYWAFVGTDSGEPYVTNGQKAQIERILGYCNKYGMYAIIDLHGLPGSQNGDDHSGHRGSINFYTDYNIQRGLNTVQAVVNWMNGLNTPLKSRISAIQAANEPRVSGDQLNKLKRFYSQAFDIINASSFKVPMMFHDAFQGLNAWSNFLLPPANAVIDLHPYYAFPPNSDQTSIINGICGTRSSAQSFHLPVFFGEWSLASGVADNSHWFRKMMDTQVSVYKNSGAGGTMWSLKNKLNSKVWSFQ encoded by the coding sequence ATGAAAAAGAATATTGTGCAAAAGAGCGctgcaattgaaaaatttaatgaaaacgcGGTTTGTGGAGTTATTGGTGAATCAGCTCCGACCGGCGGTACAGCATACAATTACTGGACCGATAAAGCGTGGGGCACCAATTTGGGTAATTGGCTTGTGCTTGAAAGGTGGATGGATTCTTCCATTTTTACCAGATATGCTCCGAATGCTGACGATGAATGGACGTTTTGTCAACAGGCAGCTAATCCTTCCCAGGCGTTAACAGAGCATTGGAACGGTTGGATCACTgaatcagattttcaaaatcttgCAAATGTCAAAGTCAATCATGTTCGTATTCCTGTTGGATATTGGGCCTTTGTCGGCACTGATTCCGGAGAACCGTACGTGACGAACGGTCAAAAAGCTCAAATTGAACGAATCCTGGGATACTGTAACAAATACGGAATGTACGCAATAATTGATCTACATGGTTTGCCCGGTTCCCAGAATGGCGATGATCATTCGGGTCATCGTGGCTCAATCAACTTCTATACAGATTACAATATTCAGCGTGGGTTGAATACTGTACAAGCCGTTGTAAATTGGATGAATGGTCTGAACACGCCTTTGAAGTCCAGAATTTCTGCTATACAAGCAGCTAACGAGCCAAGAGTATCGGGCGACCAATTAAATAAGCTGAAACGTTTCTACAGTCAAGCTTTCGACATCATAAATGCATCGAGCTTCAAAGTACCAATGATGTTTCACGATGCCTTCCAAGGACTTAACGCTTGgtcaaatttcttgttgcCTCCTGCCAATGCCGTCATTGATCTCCATCCGTACTACGCATTTCCTCCAAACAGCGACCAAACATCTATAATTAATGGCATTTGTGGAACACGATCATCTGCGCAAAGTTTTCATCTGCCCGTCTTTTTCGGCGAGTGGTCACTTGCTAGTGGAGTTGCTGACAATAGTCATTGGTTTAGAAAAATGATGGATACACAAGTGTCTGTGTACAAAAACAGTGGAGCAGGAGGTACGATGTGGTCTTTGAAGAACAAACTTAACTCGAAGGTCTGGTCATTCCAGTAA